Below is a genomic region from Neorhizobium galegae.
GCGACCTCGCCGACGAGACGGCCGATCTCCTCGGCCACGTCCTGCTCTTTGCCCGCACAAACCGGCTCGATCTCGCATCGGCGATCGAGCGGAAATGGCTGTTTAGGCCGGATGAGGGTGAGTTTACTGCCCGCCGTCCCTCACCGGCAATTTCAGGACGAGAGTTTCGACCGATGCGGCCGTTCCGATGGCGGCTCGGATGAATTCGCTTTTGGCGGACGTGTAGCTGTCTCCATCAAGCCGGAATTCTAAGGCAAGTTTGTATTTCAGCCCCTCGTACTGGACCGCCAGATCGGCATTGGCTCTCAGTCTGTCGCGAAAGAGCATTCGTTTCCGATGGGTCTCGTTGTCCGGCGGGCAGAGATAGACGCGCTGTCCCGGCTCTCCGCGGAGCAGAAACGCCCAGACGCCGTCGCCATGCCTTGAGCCGCGCGGTTCGTATCCCCAGGAATGAAGATGGCCGGAGGCGGCCGGCATGTCGGCGGCCGAGCGCAGCGTCGCGTCGATATCAATCAGCGGCTTGGCGGCTAGACCCGGAACGGCCGTGCTGCCGACATGGTCGATCGACACGACCAAGTCACCAAGAAGCGCCGCAAGCCTAAGCGCCGCCTCCGCGAAACATGCCGGCCAGGAAGGGTCGTAATCGACGATCTCGACCGGTGTTGGCATCAGGCCTTACGCCTTCGTCCCGCCCACCGTCACCTGGTCCATCCGCAGATGCGGCTGGCCGACGCCCACGGGGACCCATTGGCCGCCCTTGCCGCAATTGCCGATGCCGGTGTCGAGCTTCATGTCGTTGCCGACCATCGAGACACGGCGCATCGCATCCGGGCCGTTGCCGATCAGCATCGCGCCCTTGATTGCCGGACCGATCCTGCCGTTCTCGATCATGTAGGCCTCGGTGCAGCCGAACACGAACTTGCCGGAGGTGATGTCCACCTGGCCGCCGCCGAAGGAGACGGCGTAGATGCCCTTCTTGACCGAGGCGATGATCTCTTCCGGCGTCTTGTCGCCGCCGAGCATGTAGGTATTGGTCATCCGCGGCATCGGCGTATAGGCGTAACCCTGGCGGCGGCCGTTGCCGGTCGGTTGGACGCCCATCAGCCGGGCGTTCTGGCGATCCTGCATGTAACCGACAAGCTTGCCGTTCTCGATCAGCACGTTATAGGCGGACGGCGTGCCTTCGTCGTCGATCGTGATCGAGCCGCGGCGGTTGTCGATCGTCCCGTCATCGACGACAGTAACGCCGGGGGCCGCGACCATCTCACCCAGAAGCCCGGCAAAGGCCGATGTCTTCTTGCGGTTGAAATCGCCTTCCAGCCCGTGGCCGACCGCCTCGTGCAGCATCACGCCCGGCCAGCCGGAGCCGAGCACGACATCCATCGTGCCCGCCGGCGCGTCGATTGCGGAGAGATTGACGAGCGCCTGGCGCAGCGCCTCGTCGGCGCCGGTCTGCCAGTTGCCTTCCGTGACGAAATCGCCGAAGCCGATGCGGCCGCCGGTGCCGAACGAACCGCTCTCCTGCCGGTCGCCGTCACCGACGACGACGGAAATGTTGATGCGGGTCATCGGGCGGATATCCTGCACCCGGTGTCCGTCGGCGCGCAGGATGTCGACCACCTGCCAGCTTGCCGAAACGGTGGCCGTCACCTGCCGCACCTTGTCGTCCTTGGAGCGCAGATAGGCGTCGATATCGGTCAGCAGCTTGACCTTCTCCTCGAAGCTGGGGCTGCCGATCGGGTTCTCGTCGCCGTAATATTTCTTGTTGGTGCGCTGCGGAGCGGCCGTATAGGAACCGGAATAACCGGCGGTGACGGCCCGCACCGCATCCGAGGCGCGGGACAGCGCTGCCGACGAAAGCTCGCCTGCATGGGCATAACCGACCGCTTCGCCGGCGACCGAGCGCAGTCCGAACCCCTGGTCGGTGTTGAACGAACCGCCCTTGAGGCGGCCGTTGTCGAAGGTCAGCGATTCCGCCTGGGCATGTTCCACGAAAAGCTCGCCGTCATCGGCGCCGGTAAGCGCCTCGGAGAGGATCGAGCGCAGCTTGGTCTCGTCGCAGTCGAAAAGGTTGAGAAGGTCGGTGTTCATGAGTGCTCCTTCGGCGCTACCCTGTGAAGACGCGCGCTCTGCTCCAACCGATGTAGGTCCGGGGAGGGACCGAAGCAAGCCTATCCTGCGGGCTCAGGCGCGTTTGCGGCGGAAGATCATGCCGATGACGACCGCAACGAGGGCTGCGGCAAGGCCGTACCAGGTCACGGCATATTGGAGGTGGCTGTTCGGCAGGTCGAACTGGGTGACGCCGCCCTTGGGCCAGCCGCCCGGATTGACGATCGACCCATCGGCATCCACGAAGAACTGCACGACCTTCGACGCCTCGATACCGGTGGTCGAGGCCATGGCATCGAGATCCTTCCAGTAGAAGATGTTCTTGGCGAGATCGTTGTCCGGAACGATCGAGGACGGCTTTTCCCCAAGCCGCACCCGCGCATATCCGGTGACGGTCTGCGGGCCGGCAACTTCCCCGGCGGTACGGGTTTTCTGGTCCTTCATTTCATAGGGCACGAAACCGCGGTTGACGAACAGGATGCGGCCGTCGGCAAGCGTCATCGGGGTGTAGACGTAAAAACCGGTCTGGCCTCCGAAGGTCGCGAAGAAATGTCGCTCGCTGGCGTGGTCGAACGTGCCCGTGATCGATACCCGGCGGTATTCGATATCGCCGCCGGATTTCCGGATCGACTCGATATCGGAGAGCTGGACGGGTGCCGCCGCCCGCCGCTGGGCGATATCGGCAAGCAGGCCCTCCTTCCAATGCAGCCGCTCCACCTGCCAGGTGCCGAGCGACAGCAAGATGGCGAGCGCCGCCAGCACCACGACGGCGGTCGCGATCATCCGGCCACCGCCGCGGGCGGGCGTTTCATCGGATGCGGCTTGGGTGGGTGCCTTGGTCGCCATTCGTTCCAGTCCTCAAAAAGCAGAAGGGCGGCTTATCGCCGCCCTCCCGGAATTCATGTCCCCTGGCTCAATGGGCGAGCGGTGCGCCCCAGCCACCCCAGATGTAGATGGCGAAGAACAGGAACAGCCACACCACGTCGACGAAGTGCCAGTACCAGGCGGCGGCTTCAAAGCCGAAATGCTGGGTGGGCGTGAAACCGCCGTTGATGGCGCGCAGCAGGCAGACAGCCAGGAAGATCGTGCCGACCAGGACGTGGAAACCGTGGAAACCGGTCGCCATGAAGAAGGTAGCCCCGTAGATCGAGTTCGAGAAGGCGAACGGGGCATGGATATATTCGTAAGCCTGGACGCATGAGAACAGGATGCCGAGTGCTACGGTGAGCGCCAGACCGGTGATCAGGCCCTTGCGGTCGCCGTGCAGCAGCGCGTGGTGAGCCCAGGTGACGCAGGTGCCGGACAGAAGCAGGATGATCGTGTTGTAGATCGGCAGGTGCCAGGGATCGAGCACCTCGACGCCCTTCGGCGGCCACTGACCGCCGAGAAACTCGACGCGGCTCGCCTGGATCGCCTCGTTGGCGTAGAGGCTGGCATCGAAAAATGCCCAGAACCAGGCGACGAAGAACATCACTTCGGAAGCGATGAACATGATCATGCCGTAGCGCAGGTGCAGCGAGACCACGCGGGTATGAGCGCCTGAATTGCCTTCCTTGATCGTGTCCGACCACCAGCCGATCATCGTGTAAAGGATGATCGCCAGGCCGATGTAGAAGATCCACGGGGTCGCAAGGTCCAGACCGAAGATATGGAACTGGCCGCCATGCAGGTAACGCATGTAGCCGACGCCGCCGAAGGTCATGACGAAGGCGCCGATCGAGGCCAGGATCGGCCACGGGCTCGGATCGATGATGTGGTAGTCGTGATTTTTCTGATGCGCGTCGGCCATGTCAGAATCCCCGGATGAATGCCTGCTCCGCCGGAAAACCGGCGGACCCTCTTAAAGTTTCCCCACGCCTGTGTTCTGGGCGCCCGTCTTCGGGGCGCCTGCCTTCGGGCCTTCCGGCAGAGCCGCAACCGGTTTGCCCGGCTCGCTCGGATAGAAGGTGTAGGACAGGGTGATCGTCTTGATGTTCTTGGTCTCTTGGGCCGTGGCGAGCTCCGGGTCAACGAAGAACACCACCGGCATCTGAACCGACTGGCCGGGCTGCAGCGTCTGCTCGGTAAAGCAGAAGCACTCGACCTTGTTGAAATAGGCGCCCGCTTCCATCGGCGTCACGTTGAACACGGCACTGCCCGTCGTCGGTTTGGACGATCGGTTGGTCGCCGTGTATTCGATCTGCACGGTCTCCCCGATCTTCGGGTTGACGGCCTTGGCGGGCTTGAACTCCCAGTTCAGGCCCGGCGAGATATTGGCGTCGAACGTCACCTGGATAGGCTTGTTCAGGATCTTGTCGGAATACTGCTCGACGCGCTGGGTCGTGCCGTTATAGCCGGTGACCTGGCAGAACAGCCGGTAGAGCGGCACGGAAGCGTAGGCGGCGCCGACCATGCCGGCCACGAAAACGGCGCAGCCGGCGAAGATCGCGCTGTTGCTGACCCGTTTTGCCTGACCGTTCTGATTGACGTCCGTCATCGCTCCACCCTAGTTCCCGACTCCGCCGATTTTCACCAGCGTCATGATGTAGAAAAGGACCACGAGCCCGGCGAGAACGATGCCGAGCGCGACATTGCGGTTGCGGCGGGACTTCCTCTGGGCTTCGCTGAGCGTGATTTTTTCCATCACAGCAAACCTCCCACGAGGTGCGGCAATCCCGCGAGCAGCCGGTCGGCCAGGAGGCCTGAGAAGATCGCAAAGAGATAGAAGATCGAATAGGCGAACATCTTCTTCGCCGGCATCATCTTTTCATCGCCGTCGGGCATGCGCCGGACGGCGATGGAACAGATGACGAAGATCGCGCCGAGCAGGGCGGCGAAGATGCCGTAACCGAGGCCCGCAAGTCCGGTGAGGGTGGGGGCAACCGCGATCACCGCGGTCAGCACCGCATAGACGATGATCTGGTTCTTGGTGGAGGCCTCGCCTGCGACGTTCGGCATCATCGGCACGCCGACGGAACCATAGTCGCGCATCTTGAAGAGGGCGAGCGCCCAGAAATGCGCCGGCGTCCACAGGAAGATGATCAGGAACAGGAGAATGCTGTCGAGCGATACGCCGCCCGTGACACAGGCCCAGCCGAT
It encodes:
- a CDS encoding cytochrome c oxidase assembly protein, yielding MTDVNQNGQAKRVSNSAIFAGCAVFVAGMVGAAYASVPLYRLFCQVTGYNGTTQRVEQYSDKILNKPIQVTFDANISPGLNWEFKPAKAVNPKIGETVQIEYTATNRSSKPTTGSAVFNVTPMEAGAYFNKVECFCFTEQTLQPGQSVQMPVVFFVDPELATAQETKNIKTITLSYTFYPSEPGKPVAALPEGPKAGAPKTGAQNTGVGKL
- a CDS encoding GrpB family protein codes for the protein MPTPVEIVDYDPSWPACFAEAALRLAALLGDLVVSIDHVGSTAVPGLAAKPLIDIDATLRSAADMPAASGHLHSWGYEPRGSRHGDGVWAFLLRGEPGQRVYLCPPDNETHRKRMLFRDRLRANADLAVQYEGLKYKLALEFRLDGDSYTSAKSEFIRAAIGTAASVETLVLKLPVRDGGQ
- a CDS encoding SURF1 family protein is translated as MATKAPTQAASDETPARGGGRMIATAVVVLAALAILLSLGTWQVERLHWKEGLLADIAQRRAAAPVQLSDIESIRKSGGDIEYRRVSITGTFDHASERHFFATFGGQTGFYVYTPMTLADGRILFVNRGFVPYEMKDQKTRTAGEVAGPQTVTGYARVRLGEKPSSIVPDNDLAKNIFYWKDLDAMASTTGIEASKVVQFFVDADGSIVNPGGWPKGGVTQFDLPNSHLQYAVTWYGLAAALVAVVIGMIFRRKRA
- the tldD gene encoding metalloprotease TldD: MNTDLLNLFDCDETKLRSILSEALTGADDGELFVEHAQAESLTFDNGRLKGGSFNTDQGFGLRSVAGEAVGYAHAGELSSAALSRASDAVRAVTAGYSGSYTAAPQRTNKKYYGDENPIGSPSFEEKVKLLTDIDAYLRSKDDKVRQVTATVSASWQVVDILRADGHRVQDIRPMTRINISVVVGDGDRQESGSFGTGGRIGFGDFVTEGNWQTGADEALRQALVNLSAIDAPAGTMDVVLGSGWPGVMLHEAVGHGLEGDFNRKKTSAFAGLLGEMVAAPGVTVVDDGTIDNRRGSITIDDEGTPSAYNVLIENGKLVGYMQDRQNARLMGVQPTGNGRRQGYAYTPMPRMTNTYMLGGDKTPEEIIASVKKGIYAVSFGGGQVDITSGKFVFGCTEAYMIENGRIGPAIKGAMLIGNGPDAMRRVSMVGNDMKLDTGIGNCGKGGQWVPVGVGQPHLRMDQVTVGGTKA
- a CDS encoding cytochrome c oxidase subunit 3 translates to MADAHQKNHDYHIIDPSPWPILASIGAFVMTFGGVGYMRYLHGGQFHIFGLDLATPWIFYIGLAIILYTMIGWWSDTIKEGNSGAHTRVVSLHLRYGMIMFIASEVMFFVAWFWAFFDASLYANEAIQASRVEFLGGQWPPKGVEVLDPWHLPIYNTIILLLSGTCVTWAHHALLHGDRKGLITGLALTVALGILFSCVQAYEYIHAPFAFSNSIYGATFFMATGFHGFHVLVGTIFLAVCLLRAINGGFTPTQHFGFEAAAWYWHFVDVVWLFLFFAIYIWGGWGAPLAH